From the Kiritimatiellaceae bacterium genome, one window contains:
- a CDS encoding sulfatase-like hydrolase/transferase encodes MRFAKEAVLFRKAFSVSPTCGPSRAAMLTGQYPHQCGVFGLPGDDGWKVDDYSKHLVHTLNDAGYTTALAGCQHECDKKDLSPLGYQKILCSDSRQMKGWFYPETIDLAVEFLAGQAGGSEQPFFLSVGIDEPHRNNIGRTELGIGAEAARFSKTRYYDPDKLDWRYTAPPPFLPDLPEIRQDMASYREGVRIMDEYMGRVLDALRHYGLMENTVIVVTTDHGIEFPGAKKLCLTREPASC; translated from the coding sequence ATGCGCTTCGCCAAAGAAGCCGTGCTTTTCCGGAAAGCCTTTTCTGTTTCGCCCACTTGCGGCCCGAGCCGCGCGGCGATGCTCACAGGTCAGTATCCTCATCAATGCGGCGTTTTCGGTCTGCCCGGCGATGACGGATGGAAAGTGGATGACTACTCGAAACATCTGGTGCACACCCTGAACGACGCCGGATACACAACGGCTCTCGCCGGATGTCAGCATGAGTGTGACAAGAAGGATCTTTCGCCGCTGGGTTATCAGAAAATTCTCTGCTCCGACTCCCGCCAGATGAAAGGCTGGTTCTATCCGGAAACCATCGACCTCGCCGTTGAATTTCTGGCCGGACAGGCAGGCGGTTCTGAACAGCCCTTCTTTCTATCCGTCGGCATTGATGAGCCTCACCGCAATAATATCGGACGGACGGAACTCGGAATCGGCGCGGAAGCCGCGCGCTTCAGCAAAACCCGTTATTATGATCCGGACAAACTCGACTGGCGTTATACTGCCCCGCCGCCCTTCCTGCCGGATCTCCCCGAAATCAGACAGGACATGGCCAGTTACCGCGAAGGCGTCCGGATTATGGACGAATATATGGGCCGCGTTCTGGATGCACTGCGTCACTACGGACTCATGGAAAATACAGTCATCGTCGTCACCACCGATCACGGTATTGAATTCCCCGGAGCGAAAAAACTCTGTCTGACCAGGGAACCGGCGTCATGCTGA
- a CDS encoding thiazole synthase — translation MLKLGNVEFKSRLILGTGKFSDTATMIKAIEASGTELVTVALRRFNREKPSDDLCAPLAKLKNITLMPNTSGAMNAKEAVRAAQLGRELSGSPFVKVEIHPNPHHLMPDAIETYLAAKELAADGFIVLPYIPADPVLAKKLEDVGCAAVMPLGAAIGSGGGLSTADMIRLIIRDSNIPVIVDAGLRAPSEAARAMEMGCNAVLVNSAIAAAKDPVAMARAFALGVETGYAARLAGLMPKSDVAVATSPLTSFLK, via the coding sequence ATGCTTAAACTCGGAAATGTGGAATTCAAATCGCGGCTGATTCTCGGTACCGGAAAATTTTCCGACACCGCAACCATGATCAAGGCGATTGAAGCGTCTGGCACGGAACTGGTGACGGTTGCGTTGCGCCGCTTCAACCGAGAGAAGCCCAGCGACGATCTTTGTGCGCCGCTGGCAAAACTGAAAAACATTACGCTGATGCCGAACACCTCCGGCGCGATGAATGCCAAAGAAGCCGTCCGCGCCGCGCAACTCGGTCGCGAACTGAGCGGCAGTCCGTTCGTGAAAGTTGAAATCCATCCGAATCCGCACCATCTGATGCCCGACGCGATTGAAACCTATCTTGCCGCCAAAGAACTGGCCGCCGACGGTTTTATCGTTTTGCCCTACATTCCCGCCGACCCGGTGCTCGCCAAAAAACTCGAAGACGTCGGCTGCGCCGCCGTCATGCCGCTCGGCGCGGCCATTGGTAGCGGCGGCGGACTTTCCACCGCCGACATGATCCGGCTGATTATCCGCGACAGCAACATTCCTGTCATCGTCGATGCCGGACTGCGCGCGCCGTCCGAAGCGGCCCGCGCCATGGAAATGGGTTGCAACGCCGTGCTGGTAAATTCCGCCATCGCCGCCGCCAAAGACCCGGTCGCGATGGCTAGAGCCTTCGCGCTCGGCGTCGAAACCGGCTATGCCGCGCGACTGGCCGGCCTCATGCCGAAAAGCGATGTGGCTGTGGCCACCAGTCCCTTAACTTCCTTTTTAAAATGA
- a CDS encoding SDR family oxidoreductase — translation MIKKGGTYVVMGLLNTDSIAYATGKMIEELGGKVIYTVQNERLKKIFFDRGCTDISQEEKDAMDIRYCEVTIESEVKNLFAAIGSVDGVVHSIGFANPKTCLGDHIYTDQFEDIKQGFHISCASLATVSQFAQEHMPKGGSIVTLSFASQVAFPFYNWMGVNKAALEALVRALAREYGREHVRVNAVSAGPLATKAAKSIPHFAHLARTWKKVSPLPWDVVNDKKEVAHAVVFLLGEGSKKITGQTLYVDGGASAVGGELLPHEKPIKSMPAKRKAAAKERLERMRLLQKQHQQGL, via the coding sequence ATGATTAAAAAAGGCGGAACCTACGTTGTGATGGGCCTGCTCAACACCGACTCCATCGCCTACGCCACCGGCAAGATGATCGAAGAGCTGGGCGGCAAAGTGATTTACACGGTGCAGAACGAACGGCTGAAAAAAATCTTCTTCGACCGCGGCTGTACCGATATCTCGCAGGAAGAAAAGGACGCAATGGACATCCGCTACTGCGAAGTCACCATTGAAAGCGAAGTAAAAAACCTTTTCGCCGCCATCGGTAGCGTAGATGGTGTCGTTCATTCCATCGGCTTCGCCAACCCGAAGACCTGTCTCGGCGATCATATTTATACCGATCAGTTTGAAGACATCAAACAAGGCTTCCATATCAGTTGCGCCTCGCTGGCGACCGTTTCGCAGTTCGCACAGGAGCACATGCCCAAAGGCGGCTCTATCGTCACGCTCTCGTTCGCCTCGCAGGTTGCGTTTCCGTTCTACAACTGGATGGGTGTCAACAAAGCGGCGCTCGAGGCACTGGTACGCGCTCTGGCCCGCGAATACGGCCGCGAACATGTTCGAGTTAACGCCGTCTCCGCCGGACCGCTCGCCACCAAAGCGGCCAAATCCATTCCGCACTTCGCGCATCTGGCGCGCACTTGGAAAAAGGTCAGCCCGCTTCCGTGGGATGTGGTGAACGATAAAAAAGAAGTCGCCCATGCCGTTGTTTTCCTGCTCGGCGAAGGCTCCAAAAAGATCACTGGCCAAACGCTCTACGTGGACGGCGGGGCCTCGGCCGTCGGCGGCGAACTGCTTCCGCATGAAAAGCCGATTAAATCCATGCCGGCCAAACGCAAAGCCGCCGCTAAAGAGCGGCTTGAGAGAATGAGACTCCTGCAAAAACAGCATCAGCAGGGACTGTAA
- a CDS encoding DMT family protein has translation MSPAMQSALLLALSNVFMTFAWYAHLRNMAGRKWFIAALVSWGIALFEYLIMIPANRIGYTQLSLPQLKIMQEVITLSVFVPFAIFYMHQPLKLDYLWAGLCILGAVYFMFRS, from the coding sequence ATCTCGCCTGCCATGCAATCCGCGCTGTTGCTGGCGTTGTCGAACGTTTTCATGACCTTTGCGTGGTATGCCCACCTGCGCAACATGGCGGGACGGAAATGGTTCATCGCCGCGCTGGTCAGCTGGGGCATTGCGCTGTTCGAATACCTCATCATGATCCCCGCCAACCGGATCGGCTATACGCAGCTTTCGCTGCCGCAACTGAAAATCATGCAGGAAGTCATCACGCTGTCGGTGTTTGTTCCGTTTGCGATCTTCTACATGCACCAGCCGCTCAAACTCGACTACCTCTGGGCCGGACTCTGCATCCTCGGCGCGGTCTATTTTATGTTCCGATCTTAG
- the thiS gene encoding sulfur carrier protein ThiS, with product MFLTVNSEKYEHGGDGTVPALLAELGATPEHTAATVNGELVFSKDWKSFKLNDGDTVEVLTFVGGG from the coding sequence ATGTTTCTGACGGTGAACAGCGAAAAATATGAACACGGCGGCGACGGAACCGTCCCCGCCCTGCTCGCGGAACTTGGCGCAACGCCGGAACACACCGCCGCAACCGTAAACGGCGAGCTGGTTTTTTCCAAGGATTGGAAAAGTTTCAAACTCAACGACGGTGATACCGTCGAAGTTCTTACGTTCGTCGGAGGTGGATGA
- the thiH gene encoding 2-iminoacetate synthase ThiH, with protein sequence MIPSLPEWLDPAPWLEQTFSATDVERALGAELPDESTLAALLSPAAADFLEPMAARAQALTRRHFGRTIQLYVPLYLSSHCSGGCAYCGFAADRHTDRHALDFAAVENELDAIHAMGFEEVLLLTGERSSQADLDYLRECVRLSARKFHNVAIEVFPMAETEYHSLAEAGCTGVTLYQETYHPETYDRMHRWGPKKDFVQRLDAPARALSGGLRFAGLGALLGLADPRFDMLALYRHVRHLQKTHWQAGLTVSFPRIRQEAGGFVAPHPVDEKMLAQIVFAFRICLPDVPLVLSTREGAAFRDGMAGIGVNKMSIASKTTVGGYSAGGSLASATADGEAAVPPIKGESQFDVSDDRGLDEFCAMLRAKKLEPVFKNWDDVYRSSASFSNCSNDARYLPDSAAR encoded by the coding sequence ATGATTCCGTCTCTTCCAGAGTGGCTCGATCCTGCGCCGTGGCTTGAACAAACGTTCTCCGCCACCGATGTCGAGCGCGCCCTCGGCGCGGAATTGCCGGACGAATCGACGCTCGCGGCACTGCTTTCGCCAGCGGCGGCCGATTTTCTGGAGCCGATGGCGGCGCGCGCTCAGGCGCTGACGCGCCGCCACTTTGGCCGGACGATTCAGCTCTACGTTCCGCTCTATCTTTCCAGTCACTGTTCCGGCGGCTGCGCCTACTGCGGCTTCGCCGCCGACCGCCACACCGACCGGCACGCGCTGGATTTTGCGGCCGTCGAAAACGAACTGGATGCGATTCACGCGATGGGCTTCGAAGAAGTTCTGCTGTTAACCGGCGAACGCTCGTCGCAGGCCGACCTCGATTATCTGCGCGAATGCGTCCGGCTGTCGGCGCGGAAATTTCATAACGTCGCCATCGAAGTTTTTCCGATGGCCGAAACGGAATATCATTCGCTGGCGGAAGCCGGTTGCACCGGCGTGACGCTTTATCAGGAAACCTATCATCCGGAAACCTACGACCGGATGCACCGCTGGGGGCCGAAGAAAGATTTCGTCCAGCGATTGGACGCTCCGGCGCGCGCGCTTTCCGGCGGACTGCGCTTCGCCGGACTCGGCGCGCTGCTCGGCCTCGCTGATCCGCGCTTCGACATGCTCGCGCTCTACCGCCACGTCCGCCATTTACAGAAAACGCACTGGCAGGCCGGGCTGACCGTTTCGTTCCCGCGCATCCGCCAAGAGGCTGGCGGATTTGTTGCGCCGCATCCGGTCGACGAAAAAATGCTCGCGCAAATTGTCTTCGCCTTCCGCATTTGTTTGCCGGATGTGCCGCTGGTGCTTTCCACTCGCGAAGGCGCGGCGTTCCGCGACGGCATGGCCGGAATCGGTGTTAACAAAATGAGCATCGCCAGCAAAACAACGGTTGGCGGTTATAGCGCTGGAGGGTCGCTGGCCTCCGCGACCGCGGACGGCGAGGCCGCCGTCCCTCCAATAAAAGGTGAAAGTCAGTTCGACGTCAGCGACGACCGCGGCCTCGACGAATTCTGCGCCATGCTCCGCGCAAAAAAATTAGAACCCGTCTTCAAAAACTGGGACGACGTTTACCGCTCCTCGGCCTCTTTTTCCAACTGCTCCAATGACGCCAGATATCTGCCTGATAGCGCAGCCCGTTGA
- the uidA gene encoding beta-glucuronidase encodes MNEHPLYPQENEYRDIRDLNGLWRFQVDWDGTGEDSGWHAGKFPSSAAEVPVPASYNDLFADTNIRDHVGYVWYQRELIIPSGWKDRKILLRFDAVAHHADIWLDGKLLGRNKGGFLPFTVDLGDVAPGGRHLLTVRADNRLDWTCLPGGELTSRPAGGCAGSSIPVQETHFDFFNYSGIHRPVRLIALPAVHITDVSIRTAPGTGKAWNVSYDVSTSSAAEVEILLMNPEGDVLHRAAARSGTIPVENPVLWEPGRGVLYTLEVRLRDSGGKVFDSYREEFGFRSIKVTATTFEINGRPFYFRGFGKHEDADIRGRCLDLATMVHDFALLKWIGANSIRTSHYPYSEEFMRMADRQGLVVIDEVPAVGFNMWNDVPVFCDERANSKTLEHHLDVTRGLIRRDKNHPCVVMWSLGNEPASQNEAAEPYFQSVIGEARRLDASRPITVVEDRWPDQTRIGHLVDVICVNRYFGWYHHTGEMDRIEELLEADLRAWHTRFAKPVMVAEYGADTIHGFHSVMSQFFTEEFQASFLEQYHRVYDRLPFMVGEHVWNFADFATKQGTKRVWGNRKGIFTRQRHPKSAAQILKQRWIRP; translated from the coding sequence ATGAACGAACATCCTCTCTACCCTCAGGAAAATGAATATCGGGACATCCGGGATTTGAACGGCCTTTGGCGCTTTCAAGTCGATTGGGACGGCACCGGGGAAGACTCGGGCTGGCACGCCGGAAAATTTCCGTCCTCTGCCGCCGAAGTTCCGGTTCCCGCCAGCTATAACGATCTGTTTGCTGATACAAACATCCGGGATCATGTCGGGTACGTCTGGTATCAGCGGGAGCTGATTATTCCATCCGGATGGAAAGACCGGAAAATCCTGTTGCGCTTTGATGCAGTCGCCCACCATGCCGATATCTGGCTGGACGGCAAGTTGCTCGGGCGCAACAAAGGCGGCTTTCTTCCATTCACGGTTGACCTCGGCGACGTAGCTCCGGGAGGCCGCCACCTCCTGACCGTTCGGGCGGATAACCGGCTCGACTGGACTTGTCTGCCCGGCGGCGAGCTGACCTCGCGCCCCGCCGGAGGCTGCGCAGGCAGTTCTATTCCGGTGCAGGAAACTCACTTCGACTTTTTCAACTATTCCGGTATCCACCGCCCCGTCCGCCTGATCGCTTTGCCCGCCGTCCACATCACGGATGTTTCAATCCGCACGGCGCCGGGAACCGGAAAGGCGTGGAATGTCTCGTACGACGTTTCAACATCTTCCGCGGCAGAGGTTGAAATCCTTCTGATGAATCCGGAGGGAGATGTTTTGCACCGGGCCGCCGCCCGCTCCGGAACGATACCGGTAGAAAATCCTGTTTTGTGGGAGCCCGGCAGGGGCGTTCTGTACACTCTGGAAGTTCGTCTGCGCGACTCCGGCGGTAAGGTGTTTGATTCGTATCGTGAAGAATTCGGCTTCCGCTCCATCAAGGTCACTGCCACCACGTTTGAAATCAATGGCCGCCCTTTTTATTTCCGGGGTTTCGGAAAGCATGAAGACGCCGACATTCGCGGACGTTGTCTGGATCTTGCGACGATGGTTCACGACTTCGCCCTGCTTAAGTGGATCGGCGCAAATTCAATCCGGACCAGCCACTATCCGTACAGCGAAGAATTTATGCGCATGGCGGATCGTCAAGGCCTCGTTGTGATCGACGAGGTTCCCGCTGTCGGATTCAACATGTGGAATGATGTTCCGGTATTCTGCGATGAGCGGGCCAACTCAAAAACGCTGGAGCATCATTTAGACGTTACCCGCGGGCTGATCCGGCGGGACAAAAACCATCCGTGTGTCGTCATGTGGAGTCTCGGCAACGAACCGGCCAGCCAGAACGAAGCGGCGGAACCTTATTTCCAATCCGTCATCGGTGAGGCCCGGCGCCTGGATGCTTCCCGGCCGATCACCGTGGTCGAAGACCGCTGGCCCGACCAAACCCGCATCGGCCATCTGGTGGATGTGATTTGCGTCAACCGCTATTTCGGCTGGTATCACCACACCGGCGAAATGGATCGCATCGAAGAATTACTGGAAGCCGACCTCAGGGCGTGGCACACCCGCTTTGCCAAGCCGGTTATGGTCGCCGAATACGGTGCCGATACGATTCACGGCTTTCACAGCGTGATGAGTCAGTTTTTTACCGAAGAGTTTCAGGCCTCCTTTTTGGAACAATACCACCGGGTTTACGACCGGCTTCCTTTTATGGTCGGAGAGCATGTCTGGAATTTCGCCGACTTCGCGACTAAGCAAGGCACCAAGCGGGTATGGGGCAACCGCAAAGGAATTTTCACCCGCCAGCGGCATCCGAAGAGCGCGGCCCAAATTCTTAAACAGCGCTGGATCCGCCCATGA